One region of Salinirubrum litoreum genomic DNA includes:
- a CDS encoding NYN domain-containing protein, protein MDLLNRLSGGSESTEGVGLFVDGPNVLRDEFDVDLADVRAAAERAGHLRTCRLYLNERAPPGLIQAAEANGYEVVVTSGDVDVKLAVDVTRFVCESDPAVVAVASRDTDFKPALEVANAAGVRTLAIAPGTHGRSDALRNAASDAVTLGE, encoded by the coding sequence ATGGACCTGTTGAACCGGCTCTCGGGGGGGAGCGAATCCACCGAGGGTGTCGGGTTGTTCGTCGACGGGCCGAACGTGCTCCGCGACGAGTTCGACGTCGACCTCGCCGACGTGCGGGCGGCCGCAGAACGCGCCGGCCACCTGCGTACCTGCCGGTTGTACCTCAACGAGCGCGCGCCGCCGGGGTTGATCCAGGCCGCCGAGGCGAACGGCTACGAGGTCGTCGTCACCTCCGGCGACGTGGACGTGAAACTCGCGGTCGACGTCACCCGGTTCGTCTGCGAGAGCGACCCGGCGGTCGTCGCGGTCGCATCGCGGGACACCGATTTCAAACCCGCACTGGAGGTCGCGAACGCGGCCGGCGTCCGGACACTCGCCATCGCACCGGGGACACACGGTCGCTCCGACGCGCTCCGAAACGCCGCCAGCGACGCCGTGACGCTGGGTGAGTGA